ccataaagttcaaaaaatccattttttcctaaaacatccaaattttatcagatctgaatgaaattttttttaaatctactaattttgggtttcaaaaaaaaatttcctatttttgatgttttgtttTAACTAACATTTACCTTCGTGTGAAATATCGGTACCAGGACTCCACtatcttcaaattttttggaggtaggttaaatttgaacacaaatttgaaaagtatgacccaaattttgtataataccattatattattaaaattggatataatttagaTGTTATggagcaaaattcaattttttgaattttgatgacgtcataaggttcaaaaaatcaattttatttagctGAGTGCTTTATTCAGTTATTCAGGATTGTGGGCATTTGCCTGTAGGAACGTTTATATTACGTCCTAAAAAGTCTTCTGTGACTTTTTGATTATaagtgttgaaaatattttcttttgttatttatttaccataatcaaaatctcaaaatattttattatttcagattGTGGTTTGGGCTACCGACACCTGTCATGCATACCCATGTACTTTTAACACTTTCTATTATGGTACCAATCATATAATACTTACCTATTGTTACAATAGTTACCTGAACACATATATCCTTCTTGATCAAAAGATGGCATAGTTTTATAATAGCCATCAACAAACAGGTGGCTAAGCAGGTGTCAATTTTGTTTATCTTATTTAAAGGTATTtgtttactaataaataaatgtttatctgATAAACAATGGCATACCCCagtaatataatttcaaatgacTGGCATCACATTATTGAAGCAGAATCAGTAATCCAAACTCTTTACGACCAAAATGGACAAAGAAGACAATTTGGTATTCTAGAAAGACCAGGTATATATTCTAATATAGAagaaatttcatacaaattatGGTTTATTGGCCGATCTGGAATAGGAAAAACAACAGCCATTAATCGATTAGCTGGAGAAACAAATCAGCCACAAACTTATGTTGAAACATCaggtaaaaatgtaaaataagttgttaattttttttaaacatttttaatttttacagttatCTAAGCACACCCTAAAACCTAGATCTATTTTTGTATTAAGTTATACATTTCGATTACAATGTAGACATCATCAGTATAAATTGTCTAATCGTACTCGTCTCTAATTTGGTGAAATAGATTGTAATCGAAATgcgtatttataatatgaaaattgattttctctCAAACATATCTCCCTACTATTCTCATTATTTATATCTGTTACtgataaaagttaatttattgttttaggaatacgaaaaacaaatatattttggcCAGCTAAAGTttgggaaaaagtttttttattcaaattgaactGTTGGGAATGTGGAGATATTAGtgggaaaaaatacagtcatATAATTCCAGCTTGTCGCGATAAAGCTGATATTATAGttgtaatattttcattcaCAGATCCCACAAGCCTGCGAGAGGCACAAAATATTCTAACAAGTATAGGAGACTCGACTGCTAAAATTGGTTGGTTAAACGTTAACTTGTATcgtcacttttatttattattttcaattttttgagtaGTTTTAGGTGTAAGATATAACCCATATAAACCAACAGCTGTAAAAATATCTGATGTTCAAGAATTAGCTAATATTTGTCAGGTTGAAGTGGCTACACTTGAAGAATCTGGAATTCATGAAGGTATATCTGAAATGTCACGTATTGCTCCAGTATTGAATGTTATTTGTCAAACATTATGGAAAAGGGATCAACAATTCGTTTTGATACAATCAAATCCAGttcaagtttaaattatttataacatttttttttaaattaaaaaaaattttctataattatgtTTTACTCTTTCATTTCTTCAAAAAAGTTCGTAAAAGTTACGAAAATCTAAATCATTTGACTATTAAACATGCAagtatttccttaaaaatttttaaaatggatcTCAGAAGACAATCACCAATTGAAATCGTTTTTTATATATGtgcttaatttttttcaaatttgaaccaaatttttcccgttttttacaattttctagcACTACCTCTTTGATTAAATCTAGAAAATCACAAACGAACTTTTTGGTTCGATATTTGTTAAAACTcggtatataaagtaattttaatcaaaaatattaatcgggtaaattaattttctttgacACCTCTCGAAGTCATGTAGGAATCTacgtattttgaaaatatttttggcgGTATATCTAGAACTACTAATCTAGCTGCCAAATGGACCCGCTTTTTAGTTTTCGTGTTAAAATCACTTTATGTAAGTACTGAGTTTGATCGAAATGggaatcaacaaatttttttcccattttttgtagttttcttAATAACGAGCTTTATTGATTCGGAATTGAATAAAACTCagcatataaggtaattttgtcacaaaaaatataaaaacatgaatacattttatatatgtctggttgaattaaaaagttttattcatttcaatttaaaaaatggtattcACAGACTTTGAGGCACCTAATCCTTTATTAATATCAGTGGTTTATTAGGGGGCGGGAAGAAGGCCAGAGTCCGGGCCTTCTTAGCAAACCATGTATCAGGCTATTATACGAAATATTACTCAATTAGTATAAATTTCTATGTTATCTATTACTATGTTATCTATGTTATGGTATGAAAATATTCctacttataataattttaaattattttagctaattttctttaattatttcatacttgaagttttttataaaaatgcatcACTTTGTTATGTTactgaaaaagtgaaaaataaaacccAACGTTAAAATGGCGGCGTATTTGTGTATAGGTGGAGTTACCACTTTGCCTGTGATGGTAACTCAGGCAACCATCACAGGCAAAATGGTAACTCCACCTATGGGCACCCCTGTGGGCTAATTATAGGAACCGGGCCATCGTTGGTCTTACTACCTTAATATTAACACAATTTCGAAAGATAGCCGAcgaataaatgttataaaaaaatttatttcgttaatTCTATGTTTACAAATTATGTGTAATAATATTTGTCTCAGGGTGTTGCTCGTAAATGGCGAATACAtttcgtttctctttttttGGTTATTATGTTCGTTTCTcattaattagaataattttcaaaattattggcataaataatttattctagaCATTTCGTGTTTGTCATTCCATTTTCGTTAGTTAACTGAATTTTAAAACGCTTTATATGTTATGTAAAGCGCACAATAAATCACAAACAAAGTAAAGCTTAGAGTTGGAAATAGCAACCTCATAATATTATCAAACCATGGTGCAAAAGATGATTTAATTATAACAGGTGATGTTCTTTCATGTTTATGCCGTTCATATTCCATTAACGATGTTGTTGCTGGTGGTGCACTGGGTGCAGTTGACGTATAACTTAACGATAACGACTTTAAATATGCTATCAATATCGTATGCATAAATGCGTACAAACTTAATATAATACATCCCAAATACCAGATATCTAGTGCTGTTAATTTTGGTGAATAAACCGAACAAGATACGGtactgtataaaaatatttcaccaaTTATTGGTAACATTGATACGtaaaatcgaaattggtataCATCTTTAAAAGACATCCAAAAAGTTGTGTAGGACATTATGAGCAACAATATAACGGGgataaatttacacaaaattatacGTTCATATCGTCGTTTAACTGTTAATTTCACCACTACGACagaaaattttcctaaaaaaaaagaacatgatTTTTTACCAAATATTCCATATTTTTAGGGTACTTGACGGatcttaaacttttatttattttactggcattagcttaaaattttttaagaataatagcTTACATCATTTTTTGGCATATTACGACTTTATCTCACATTGACTTGTTTAGCggaaatgattgaaaatttttgacactTCTCAACCAAATGAGACCATTATTCATTTAACAGTTTCATATTTGCTGAGATATTTgagttttaaaatacaaaaaaatgattattaccgagaaatttcaaaaaaataaagttatcgTACTGACTCGTATACTTGAACTAATATAGACTTTTCGAAAAAGCTAAATTCTCGCAATAGCTTCATTTGTTGCTCATATCCTattttccaaaacaataaagtttatcccgatattttgaataatatttttactttaggAATTTCAAAAGGTATCAAGAGATTTCTTTAtgtgaaacattaaaaattggTCAAATACTCTGTTCAAAATCTCCACTCTAATTTACCTGAAGGTCTTATATCCACTTCAGAATACGTTCGTACATTGATTAAATCAAAATCATGAAGTTGGGCCAAAGTCTGTATTTGAACAGGCATTTTTGTCCACACCAACATTACTTCATCAATTGAAAATCTATCTGCAAAGAATGGAATAGGGTATTTTTACTCTAcaggagaaaaaaaatttaaaaatacatttttgagaTTGCTAACACAAAAAGTAGTCGGAAAATTTTAGTTCtagttcataaaataacaaaataaattttaaaattcaattcaaatagttttcaggttttttaatctgttttttAACACATTGAAATATTAGCCGCTGTGTTGTTACCGTTATACGgctaataaaaaagtttaaattatcatacaaaatatcagCGCATTTGTTTGCACAGCCAACTGACGTCATGACCACAGAGCAATATGACGTCCACTGCGTCCAGCGTTTTCGTTAAACTacgtgatgatgatgataacaGACTCAAACTGGGTTTCAGAAAGCGTTGAATAGATAAAAGGATCTTAAGAAAAcctagtaattttcaaaatacttttcaaatgcATGAACAAAGTGTTTAACAAAAAAGTAGGGTCTTTTAATGGTTTATAGTCGTTGCATCGATCATTActgttttttaagatttaagcctgCTTGTGGCTGCAATATTAACTTCTTGCCGTCATTAGTTTTCCCAACATCGAAATCGCATCTTTTGGTTCGAAATTAGGCCTAAATCATGACTTCCATCAAAGTCAtgtataaatgatttttgttttaatttttgtaattttctcaaatatcTAATTCAGAAActtcaacaaaataaaacaagtaattttttgcccaatttatatttaaattatttttgtgggtaatttttaccaacaaaatgacgaaaatattattaaatttagtgaCAACTCTAGTTTAGAGGACATGTTGGCCCACAACTTAGCAAATCCGATCACTCAtaacaataaattgaaaaaatacttacATGAACTCCACTTAATTAAACATTCTTGTGTATCAAACGGGTAATGCTTAAAATATCGGCTACattgtacaataaaagtttttttcgaattatgtGTAACACGATGACTATTTGCACGCCAATATTGAGTTATTTCGTCTTGAACTCGATTTGTAAATCGCCCTTCAGTTAAAGTTATTAAAGGTTCCCAAATTTTACCATTCACAGCATCGGTTTtagttttatcattattttcgaTACGGGAATCTTCCCATTCAAGATTTAAAAGTGTTGTGATTTCGACTTCCTAAATTCacagaaaaaatatgataattcttaaagaaacattaataaaacttatttccATTCTTAATATTTGACTTCAGAAACGGGATAAATGAGATACTTTCAGATCTTTACCATCCTCCGACTTGATGTTCCCACAGAAATTGACCCAAGAAATAGTGAACCAAGGATACTCTTGCTTACAATGGAAGGACGTGGTACTTAAAGGAAAGTTTAGAGGAAATAATGCGCATGTATGGGAATCGATATACATCACGCAAGAAAGAATGGCAAAGATTCCTGCTGGATAAAATGTAGAGGTCTAGCTAGcgaatatataagaaaataaacttgtaCGTTTATGCTCGTAAATATATGACACTCTGGCCTACGATTAAAACAGCGCGCAACTTTACAGAAAATGGAGACAGTTGCtgaaatttttcgtattttatttcaaaatatcttttgaGAATGactaattatcataaaaaaaatggtataccaaaaaaattaaattcatatcaTAAAAACTGTAGCTATATTTACCTACCATTTGATTCAAATTAacaaaatccatttttaaaataattaaagtgaCATTTACAAAAACTGAGTTACTAGTTTCAAAGAAATCATTAAAATGTACCATTTCACATTGTGTACATGGTCTTATCACTTCAACGTCACTATAATCGATTTCAGTAGTATTCGTAAGTTTCAACGAACTTAATAAAAAtgcacaaataattaaaattaatcccATATTTTCcaattcattaaaatcattcTTCGGTACAAAACTAACACGTTCAATGTAATTTATcgagaatattttttgttattgtcgcatcaatatatttttttatacaatgccTGTTAAGatcattaaaagaattttataaaaacaaatgtgttaattttattacaatattaaaatttattagaatttcatttatgaatttagatttgatataaataaaaaagaataattgcaaaaaatgaaaagttagtcaaaattgttaattataatttctacaTCCTTAAATTTTTGCTTACCAAAGACTTCAAGCTTCAactatttaattgttttgataTACATTCTTTATAGccagttaataaattaattaatcattattatGTCCCtaaatatctttaataaatCACCTTTTCGGAGAGCCCGATGATCAAATTCTCTGAAGAAAAATTAAGAGGCCTTTGCAAATCACAAACgaaagataattattaatttatataaaattaaaatcgaatgtACTGATTAGTTTAGTGTGCCTAACGcgtttattggaaattttggctTTTGTCTACCCAGCATTTTCAAAAGCTCCTGGATCCGGATTTTGAATCGGATATGATTTGTTCACGTCTAAATGTACAGTGTGTCCACGGATAGAAGTAACTATacctgtaaattttcttattttgcattttaagaaaaaaaatcattctttattttgcttattctgaaaaatatgtaggcatatttaaaacttctaaataaaatcaatttacatgcatgtaaaaaatgatgttttaaatacacagatcttcttgatattttgtatagagtcataattgttaattgcgagcttttcttagtaacattttgaaggatagtttaccaaaaagaaaaatagtgattccaaatttttggctaccgtGTACATTGTTAGAAGTTTTAACCTCATAATAACATTTGTCCCATATAtgggataaaatattttacaaccgtTGAGCCCAATTGAcagattgaaaaatattataactatcggataatttgaaagtttaaaaataaagtttacttaatagttttttaaaatttcccgTACATGGcacataaaatatcatagtttgtaatttttcgtcatttaaaataaaaaatgaatgtcccatatttggaacaaaaattatcaagtgatttaaaaatgaattaagtgGCTGGTTATCATGAGGTTAAAGATgtctacatacttttcataataagcaaattttttttgacttattttcttaaaatgcaaaataagaaaatttacaaatatagttACCTATATCtgtaaacacactgtatatatttcTTCACGTATAGAGAGTGTATATGACCAAATAAATAGTCGATAATCAGCGAGATGTTACATTACGCCGAAACAagcattttgtttaaaaaaaaagtcatgcATCCGGAAACACATAGGGCAAAGatatccaaaaaatgtttcgaatatcTTTGCCCTAGATGAGATCAATTTCTGATCAATGACATTCTTTATTATACGAGCTAAATGATCAAAATATTCCATCGATAGTCAAATAAAActacaagaaatttaaataaaacaatacactgtttattattacaatagtGATCAATCGTgagaaattacaattaaaaatacgttctaatttaaaataagtacagTATTATCCTATAATAATGACTAGAAGTAATTTTTGTCaactattaatataataattttcaagtaaaggaagtattcatatttaaaatcataacattaattatgatattatggtaattatttaaataataaacaatctgAAAGTTAAACGATGGTACATTTGAATGCCATAAACTCGAACTAGTTGAATATAGTAATTATCATTTACATGCAGTAAGTTTATTTAGATTTGTTcatgtttatttcatttgaatgtACTTAATAAAAGGTATcttaaaagatataattttacAGTTCGATCTGAATAATTTGTACTTTAAGGATATTCCAAAATAACTCTTCGTTCTTTCAAGATTTGatgccaaaaatttaatttaatttaatgattccaTTGGATCAATTTTTAGCAAACATTTATTCGGTTTTCGCTCAATAGGTTGTTTcggtatttaaagaatttacgTTAACCGTAGTGAAATTAAGcagattgttattttttgttacttttattaGGTACggatgaatttttgaataaaatacgcAGTTATTTATCCTCCCGATTTTCTCGGACTTCACATTATTTTATCAActtgcatattatatatttcgaaaataaatcaaattgatattcccattttACGTTTTTAATGTAATGACATCAGATCCTAAAAAACTAAGAGAATTGAAGAACTAtcgatttatattattaatccgATACGATTATATTCGacttaacaaattatattttacgattttatcATTTACCCGATACggttatattcaatttttttgaatacttcCTAATCTGTtagaagaattaaaataaaattaaaatgacacCCTTGCAATGTTTATAGGAATGTCAAGAATTTATtcgaaactataaaatttaaaagatttcagtacataatatttttaaaatagcctctacaacaattaaaatatcacttatttataaatttggacAGTTTGACATActtattattttcgatttttatcaaTTACATGATTTTGTTTCGCCCAACAATGAATTTGGAATTCCTTCAAACTACTATGACCTAATTCGACAATTTTCACTgtcgtttattttattttgtcgtTTATCttgaatttatagaaaatttttggatataaattttttgtatatatgttcgatttatatttaatttttattttaatgacagaaacaatttgaaaaacctGGACTGCCAgctttatcataaatttatagagattgtacaattattattattttttagtattaaataatCAATCTATTTGTATTAATTGTAATCCTAACATTTTAGGATTGTTTGGTCATTAGATTTTGGATTCGCAATATATTCAAAACAAGAGagtgaaaattgtcaaattggACTAAAATTGTTGTTTGCAATAGTCCCAAGATATTGGTATGTATAGTGTGAGCTAATTATCCTTCTTTAAGTTGGTTAATGGCctacttttgttttttgtttattaattatttaatataactcTCTCCCGGCACCCAGTCAAAAAACTTTTGACTTATTATCCaagtcaaccctagtagctcagatGGTTAAAGCGTAACGAAATCCGTTCGCAATAtacctagggtagcgggttcgattcccatcgtcacaaaaaaaattaattcaattaatagcTGTGATGGCCTGG
The Chrysoperla carnea chromosome 4, inChrCarn1.1, whole genome shotgun sequence genome window above contains:
- the LOC123297911 gene encoding ciliogenesis and planar polarity effector 2-like, which gives rise to MAYPSNIISNDWHHIIEAESVIQTLYDQNGQRRQFGILERPGIYSNIEEISYKLWFIGRSGIGKTTAINRLAGETNQPQTYVETSGIRKTNIFWPAKVWEKVFLFKLNCWECGDISGKKYSHIIPACRDKADIIVVIFSFTDPTSLREAQNILTSIGDSTAKIVLGVRYNPYKPTAVKISDVQELANICQVEVATLEESGIHEGISEMSRIAPVLNVICQTLWKRDQQFVLIQSNPVQV
- the LOC123297535 gene encoding gamma-aminobutyric acid receptor subunit gamma-4-like — protein: MVHFNDFFETSNSVFVNVTLIILKMDFVNLNQMEVEITTLLNLEWEDSRIENNDKTKTDAVNGKIWEPLITLTEGRFTNRVQDEITQYWRANSHRVTHNSKKTFIVQCSRYFKHYPFDTQECLIKWSSYRFSIDEVMLVWTKMPVQIQTLAQLHDFDLINVRTYSEVDIRPSGKFSVVVVKLTVKRRYERIILCKFIPVILLLIMSYTTFWMSFKDVYQFRFYVSMLPIIGEIFLYSTVSCSVYSPKLTALDIWYLGCIILSLYAFMHTILIAYLKSLSLSYTSTAPSAPPATTSLMEYERHKHERTSPVIIKSSFAPWFDNIMRLLFPTLSFTLFVIYCALYITYKAF